Proteins from a single region of Juglans microcarpa x Juglans regia isolate MS1-56 chromosome 5S, Jm3101_v1.0, whole genome shotgun sequence:
- the LOC121267728 gene encoding CBL-interacting serine/threonine-protein kinase 23-like isoform X3, whose product MASRSSNNSRTRVGKYELGRTLGAGNFAKVKFARNVETGENVAIKILDKEKVFKHKMIVQIKREISTMKLIRHPNVIRMYEAMASKMKIYIVLEFVTGGEVFDKIARKGKLKEDEGRKYFQQLINAVDYCHSRGVFHRDLKPENLLLDVNGVLKVSDFGLSALPQQVRKDGLLHTTCGTPNYVAPEVINNKGYDGAKADLWSCGVILFVLLAGYLPFAESNLAALYKKIFKADFTCPPWFSSSAKKLIKRILDPSPSTRITIAEVIENEWFKKGYKPPSFEEADVSLADVDAIFNEIGGSKELVVERREEVPVAPVTMNAFELISTSQGLNLSSLFETQMGFVKKETRFTSKSPANEIISKIEQAAGLLGFNVKKNNFKVLKSPSHPPCQFYWLKLHGEKTGRKGHLAVATEIFEVAPSLYMVEVRKSGGDTLEFHKFYMTLAAGLKDIVWKTGDGAEERKDEGVVASG is encoded by the exons ATGGCGTCGCGGTCCAGCAATAACAGCAGGACACGCGTGGGGAAGTACGAGCTGGGTCGGACCCTGGGCGCGGGCAATTTCGCCAAGGTCAAGTTCGCTCGGAACGTCGAGACGGGCGAGAATGTGGCAATCAAGATTCTCgacaaagaaaaagttttcaaGCACAAGATGATCGTCCAG ATTAAGCGTGAAATCTCAACGATGAAGCTGATTAGACACCCAAATGTTATCCGTATGTATGAG GCGATGGCTAGCAAGATGAAGATATacattgttttggaatttgtgaCTGGTGGGGAAGTTTTCGACAAAATT GCACGTAAAGGGAAGCTGAAGGAAGATGAAGGTAGAAAGTATTTTCAGCAACTTATCAATGCTGTGGACTACTGTCATAGCAGAGGTGTATTTCATAGAGACCTAAAG CCAGAGAATTTACTGCTGGATGTTAATGGAGTTCTTAAGGTTTCAGATTTTGGATTGAGTGCGCTACCACAACAAGTTCGA AAAGATGGGTTGCTCCATACAACCTGTGGTACGCCAAATTATGTTGCTCCAGAG GTGATCAACAACAAAGGCTATGATGGAGCAAAGGCAGATCTATGGTCATGCGGTGTGATTCTTTTTGTCTTACTGGCTGGCTATTTACCTTTTGCAGAATCCAACCTTGCTGCATTATATAAAAAG ATATTCAAGGCTGACTTCACATGTCCCCCATGGTTCTCCTCAAGTGCAAAGAAACTCATTAAAAGAATCCTGGACCCTAGTCCCTCAACA CGGATTACAATTGCTGAGGTCATTGAGAACGAGTGGTTTAAGAAAGGATATAAACCGCCTAGTTTTGAGGAAGCTGATGTTAGTCTTGCGGATGTGGATGCTATCTTCAATGAAATCGGA GGTTCCAAAGAGCTTGTCGTTGAGAGGCGGGAAGAAGTGCCTGTGGCACCTGTCACTATGAATGCATTTGAGCTCATCTCTACATCTCAGGGTCTCAACCTCAGTAGTCTCTTCGAGACCCAGATG GGCTTTGTTAAAAAGGAAACAAGATTCACATCAAAATCTCCTGCTAACGAGATAATCTCAAAAATTGAGCAAGCTGCAGGGCTTCTTGGTTtcaatgtaaagaaaaataacttcaaG GTCTTGAAGTCACCATCTCATCCTCCATGCCAGTTTTATTGG TTGAAGCTTCATGGTGAAAAAACTGGACGTAAAGGTCATTTAGCTGTGGCAACGGAG atttttgagGTGGCGCCTTCACTCTACATGGTTGAGGTTCGCAAGTCTGGAGGTGATACACTAGAATTTCACAAG TTCTATATGACTCTTGCCGCGGGGCTGAAAGATATTGTTTGGAAAACTGGAGATGGAGCAGAGGAAAGAAAAG ATGAAGGTGTTGTAGCATCTGGATAA
- the LOC121267730 gene encoding CBL-interacting serine/threonine-protein kinase 23-like: MASRSSNNSRTRVGKYELGRTLGEGNFAKVKFARNVETGENVAIKILDKEKLLKHKMIVQIKREISTMKLIRHPNVIRMYEAMASKTKIYIVLEFVTGGELFDKIASKGRLKEDEARKYFQQLIDAVDYCHSRGVFHRDLKPENLLLDVNGVLKVSDFGLSALPQQVREDGLLHTTCGTPNYVAPEVINNKGYDGAKADLWSCGVILFVLMAGYLPFEESNLAALYKKIFKADFTCPPWFSSSAKKLIKRILDPSPSTRITIAEVIENEWFKKGYMPPSFEEPDVSLVDVDAIFNEIGDSRELVVERREEGPVAPVTMNAFQLISTSQGLNLSSLFEKQMGFVKRETRFTSKSPANEIISKIEQAAMPLGFNVKKSNFKLKLHGEKTGRKGHLAVATEIFEVAPSLYMVEVRKSRGDTLEFHKFYKSLAAGLKDIVWKTDDESEARKEDEGVVASG; the protein is encoded by the exons ATGGCGTCACGGTCCAGTAATAACAGCAGGACACGCGTGGGGAAGTACGAGCTGGGTCGGACCCTGGGCGAGGGAAATTTCGCCAAGGTCAAGTTCGCTCGGAACGTCGAGACCGGAGAGAATGTGGCAATCAAGATTCTCGACAAAGAAAAGCTTCTCAAGCACAAGATGATCGTCCAG ATTAAACGTGAAATCTCAACTATGAAACTGATAAGACACCCAAATGTTATCCGTATGTACGAG GCAATGGCTAGCAAGACGAAGATATacattgttttggaatttgtgaCTGGCGGAGAACTTTTTGACAAAATT GCAAGTAAAGGGAGGTTGAAGGAAGATGAAGCTAGAAAGTATTTTCAGCAACTTATCGATGCTGTGGACTACTGTCATAGCAGAGGCGTATTTCATAGAGACCTAAAG CCAGAGAATTTACTGCTGGATGTTAATGGAGTTCTTAAGGTTTCAGATTTTGGATTGAGTGCGCTACCACAACAAGTTCGA GAAGATGGGTTGCTCCATACAACATGTGGTACGCCAAATTATGTTGCTCCAGAG GTGATCAACAACAAAGGCTATGACGGAGCAAAGGCAGATCTGTGGTCATGCGGTGTGATTCTTTTTGTCTTAATGGCTGGCTATTTACCTTTTGAAGAATCCAACCTCGCAGCATTATATAAAAAG ATATTCAAGGCTGACTTCACATGTCCCCCATGGTTCTCCTCAAGTGCAAAGAAACTAATTAAAAGAATTCTGGACCCTAGTCCCTCAACA CGGATTACAATTGCTGAGGTCATTGAGAACGAGTGGTTTAAGAAAGGATACATGCCGCCTAGTTTTGAGGAACCTGATGTCAGTCTTGTCGATGTGGATGCTATCTTCAATGAAATAGGA GATTCCAGAGAGCTTGTTGTTGAGAGGCGGGAAGAAGGGCCCGTGGCACCAGTCACCATGAATGCATTTCAGCTCATCTCTACATCTCAGGGCCTCAACCTCAGTAGTCTCTTTGAGAAGCAGATG GGCTTTGTTAAAAGGGAAACAAGATTCACATCCAAATCTCCTGCTAACGAGATAATCTCAAAAATTGAGCAAGCAGCAATGCCTCTTGGTTTCAATGTAAAGAAAAGTAACTTCAAG TTGAAGCTTCATGGTGAAAAAACTGGACGTAAAGGTCATTTAGCTGTGGCAACGGAG ATTTTTGAGGTGGCGCCTTCACTCTACATGGTTGAGGTTCGCAAGTCTAGAGGAGATACACTAGAATTTCACAAG TTCTATAAGAGTCTCGCAGCTGGGCTGAAAGATATTGTTTGGAAAACTGATGATGAATCAGAGGCAAGAAAAGAAG ATGAAGGTGTTGTAGCATCTGGATAA